In Cutaneotrichosporon cavernicola HIS019 DNA, chromosome: 1, one DNA window encodes the following:
- the PDA1 gene encoding uncharacterized protein (The pyruvate dehydrogenase complex catalyzes the overall conversion of pyruvate to acetyl-CoA and CO(2)), with protein MLSALRAARAVRSPRALPRVAAFARYVQTAADKSVPHDDVPEKGNEEFKIRLHEDTFQGYLCDPPEAFVETSKDELIQMYDQMTTMRRMEQAADALYKQKLIRGFCHLAIGQEAVSIGMEHAITPQDNVITSYRCHTFAVLRGGTIKGVLAELMGREAGMSNGKGGSMHIFTPSFFGGNGIVGAQVPLGAGIAFAQKYLKKPQVTFALYGDGASNQGQVFEAFNMAKLWSIPAVFVCENNKYGMGTSAERSSQNTSYFTRGDKIPGIEVNGMDVLAVKKACEWAKEWTVSGKGPLLIEFVTYRYGGHSMSDPGTTYRTRDEVQQVRSAHDPIAGLKKYILDWGVATEDELKAIDKRAKDTIAEAVEEAKQSPMPGLHEFWTDIYYKGTEPPFMRGRTKDEIHYYEKAAA; from the exons ATGTTGTCAGCACTCCGCGCCGCACGCGCTGTTCGCTCCCCACGCGCCCTC ccccgcgtcgccgctTTCGCTCGCTACGTCCAGACTGCAGCGGACAAAAGTGTGCCGCACGACGATGTGCCCGAGAAGGGCAACGAGGAG TTCAAGATCCGTCTTCACGAAGACACTTTCCAGGGATACTTGTGCGATCCGCCCGAGGCGTTTGTCGAGACCAGCAAGGATGAGCTCATCCAGATGTACGACCAGATG ACCACCATGCGCCGCATGGAGCAGGCGGCTGACGCGCTGTACAAGCAGAAGCTGATTCGCGGATTCTGCCACCTCGCGATCGGACAAGAGGCCGTCTCGATCGGCATGGAGCACGCGATCACCCCTCAGGACAACGTCATTACCTCTTACCGATGCCACACCTTTGCCgtgctgcgcggcggcacgATCAAGGGCGTGCTGGCCGAGCTCATGGGTCGCGAGGCGGGCATGAGCAACGGCAAGGGTGGCTCGATGCACATCTTCACACCTTCTTTCTTCGGCGGTAACGGCATTGTCGGTGCGCAGGTTCCTCTCGGCGCCGGCATCGCGTTCGCGCAAAAGTACCTCAAGAAGCCGCAGGTGACGTTTGCGCTTTACGGTGACGGCGCGTCCAACCAGGGCCAGGTGTTTGAGGCGTTCAACATGGCCAAGCTGTGGAGCATCCCAGCTGTCTTTGTGTGCGAGAACAACAAGTACGGCATGGGCACCAGTGCCGAGCGGTCGTCGCAGAACACGTCGTACTTTACGCGTGGTGACAAGATTCCCGGTATCGAGGTCAACGGCATGGACGTGCTTGCTGTCAAGAAGGCGTGCGAGTGGGCCAAGGAGTGGACCGTCTCGGGCAAGGGCCCTCTTCTCATCGAGTTTGTGACGTACCGCTACGGTGGCCACTCGATGTCCGACCCCGGTACCACGTACCGTACCCGTGACGAGGTGCAGCAGGTGCGTAGCGCGCACGACCCCATTGCTGGCCTCAAGAAGTACATTCTCGACTGGGGAGTCgccaccgaggacgagctcaaggcgaTCGACAAGCGTGCAAAGGACACGATTGCCGAGGCCGTTgaggaggccaagcagTCGCCCATGCCTGGCCTGCACGAGTTCTGGACCGACATCTACTACAAGGGTACCGAGCCGCCGTTTATGCGCGGCCGTACCAAGGACGAGATCCACTACTACGAGAAGGCCGCTGCGTGA
- a CDS encoding uncharacterized protein (imidazolonepropionase activity), with translation MDLDRASGPKDKRGSVSSSPGSSPAEAVDKGKQPGKSSGSGSGSADNKWVESVDYAYEYVPVTQKREGRKNIQYELIMRQEPQQARMCGVGEKSDRRPVDPTPIIQLKVKTDKGEEITPMGNDGKGRSNGQLYMQNPYYFLFACLVGGDDQDSELHVIDDGRTRFLTGTPVSSLYHLKDIDNKDAAFFVFPDLGVRKEGSQEVYYCTTVHTQTFSVYSAKKFPGMQKATELSRVFAEQGLKIRVRKDPRPARNKPAGKRPKSAGMSDDEDPYNQKRHRPGSQAAYLGLEGPRYPSDPPYASYPPPPNNGYYAQYGHGGGGPMAPPPPPAFDGYRPGSSGGPPPHHMPPGAPPPPPPHPPPPTAYPGPSYSYPPNYGPGYQRQAGRHSLPPNYPPEAAYGNYPPGPPPPNAAPYDPRWADRDPRDAPPRHRDPREEMRVPREMSVPRDPREMSVPRDPREMSVPRDPRELSVPLREVPPRDPRELTPRDPRDPREMPPRDHRELQPRDYRDPREVYAHDMRDPRVDPRGDPRYDPRVDPRVDARVDRRVDPRVDPRVDHRVDPRLEHRVDPRADPRYDQRDPYYRGPEPDHPPRSAGSIRPPVHQPPVDRHRPTTAPAPREHQYHHPHRPPHRPPPPQRLPSMSSRMDAPPSLGTYHRDPRDREDGSRPGSGWSQDSRRSHSYRSNERPGSPDAKPTGRMGLGHLVD, from the exons ATGGATC TCGACCGAGCGTCAGGGCCAAAGGACAAGCGGGGTAGCGTCAGCTCGAGCCCAGGTTCGAGTCCCGCAGAAGCGGTTGACAAGGGCAAACAGCCGGGCAAGAGcagcgggagcgggagtgggagtgCCGACAACAAGTGGGTTGAGAGTGTCGACTATGCGTACGAGTATGTGCCGGTCACCCAGAAGCGCGAGGGGCGCAAAAACAT TCAATACGAACTAATCATGCGCCAAGAACCACAACAAGCACGCATGTGTGGCGTTGGAGAGAAGT CGGATCGCCGACCTGTCGACCCAACTCCCATCATCCAACTCAAGGTCAAGACGGACAAGGGCGAAGAGATTACGCCCATGGGCAATGACGGCAAGGGAAGGAGTAACGGCCAGCTGTACATGCAGA ACCCATACTACTTCCTCTTTGCCTGCCTCGTGGGTGGCGATGACCAGGACTCTGAGCTGCATGTCATTGATGACGGCCGCACACGCTTTCTAACTGGCACGCCAGTATCATCACTCTATCACCTCAAGGACATTGACAACAAGGACGCCGCGTTCTTCGTCTTCCCCGATTTGGGTGTTCGTAAGGAGGGAAG TCAGGAGGTCTACTACTGCACGACAGTTCACACGCAAACATTCTCCGTCTACTCAGCCAAGAAATTCCCCGGCATGCAGA AGGCGACAGAGCTATCCAGGGTATTCGCCGAACAAGGGCTCAAAATCCGTGTTCGCAAGGACCCACGTCCTGCCCGAAACAAACCAGCTGGCAAGCGACCCAAGAGCGCAGGAATGTCGGATGATGAGGACCCGTACAACCAGAAGCGTCACCGACCCGGAAGCCAGGCTGCCTATCTCGGTCTCGAGGGACCTCGTTACCCCAGCGACCCTCCATACGCCAGCTATCCACCGCCCCCCAACAACGGCTACTATGCGCAGTACGGAcacggtggcggtggtcCCATGGCGCCCCCACCTCCGCCGGCGTTTGATGGGTACCGCCCTGGCTCGTCGGGGGgtcctccccctcatcACATGCCGCCTggcgcacctcctcctcctcctcctcaccctcctcctccgacGGCGTACCCTGGTCCGTCGTACTCGTACCCGCCTAATTACGGCCCAGGGTACCAGAGGCAAGCTGGCCGACACTCGCTCCCTCCCAACTATCCCCCGGAAGCAGCATATGGCAACTACCCCCCCGggccccctcctcccaatGCCGCGCCGTACGACCCTCGCTGGGCGGACCGTGACCCTCGCGacgcacctcctcgtcatcgcgatccgcgcgaggagatgcgCGTCCCGCGGGAGATGTCGGTGCCCCGCGATCCTCGCGAAATGTCAGTGCCTAGGGACCCGCGCGAAATGTCGGTTCCTCGGGATCCTCGGGAGCTGAGTGTGCCTCTTCGCGAGGTACCTCCTCGAGACCCCCGCGAACTAACACCGCGAGACCCCCGCGACCCCCGAGAGATGCCTCCGCGTGATCACCGCGAGCTGCAGCCGCGCGACTATCGCGACCCGCGCGAGGTGTACGCACATGACATGCGCGACCCGCGTGTCGATCCTCGAGGGGACCCTCGCTACGATCCCCGTGTCGACCCTCGTGTTGATGCTCGTGTTGATCGTCGCGTCGATCCTCGTGTCGATCCTCGCGTTGACCATCGTGTTGACCCGCGCCTTGAACATCGGGTCGATCCTCGCGCGGATCCGCGCTATGACCAGCGTGACCCGTACTACCGTGGCCCCGAGCCCGATCATCCGCCTCGCAGTGCCGGATCAATCCGCCCTCCTGTTCACCAACCCCCAGTCGACCGGCATAGACCCACCACGGCACCCGCGCCCCGCGAGCACCAGTACCACCACCCCCATCGCCCTCCccatcgccctcccccgccgCAGCGCCTGCCTTCTATGTCGTCGCGCAtggacgcgccgcccaGCCTTGGCACATACCATCGCGACCCTCGTGACCGTGAGGACGGCTCGCGTCCTGGGTCTGGCTGGAGCCAGGATTCGCGCAGGTCGCACTCGTACCGCTCGAACGAGCGGCCGGGCTCACCAGACGCAAAGCCCACTGGCCGGATGGGCCTCGGCCACCTGGTCGACTGA
- the SWI6 gene encoding uncharacterized protein (KilA-N) gives MEAKPNFQGQLGQQHGQGQPGHPNPSMSNSGPTGASPAPGLLPALSPEMSNHPYPQMQQIRAPPGGMHGGPPPPQQQQQQPGRRGSRTHTPQSSQHNVFQAVMGPRPGEVPQGEIGGPGNVKVYASAYSQIPVYEAMIRNISVMRRMADSWVNATQILKVAGISKSVRTKMLEKQVQSQQHEKVQGGYGKYQGTWIPLDRGRALAEQVGVLQYLAPIFDFVPSPSGPPALPMRGNTPNKAAAGRHPGMMPPGSTSSGGRMMSPFQHTGNVPLPPQFAQQHMGPGGPELMGPGGPQMLYPPPQGQHMQQGPMFFHPGQQPPPHPGMQPLHHQHPGHPGPPHPHHPMHQMGFDQGPPQPQQQQMRLEGPIEMQQRQQPPQQQQQQQQQQQQGPLPPQLQTPAIINGHGGPGPMQGLPPPPSTDVYVDQFGQPQPISGAPRPAVGGEQGENGEPPVKRQRTGDAAPSTGKEEATSNDDDDDDDEMRDKPPLPPNLRLSTKPFKPRLSAESHRRRQQLLSLFSSGKVDVRQVFEMAPDATLDWDIDMVIDEQGHTALHWACALGHMNIIKQLVELGADIHRGNYAGETPLIRSVLTTNHADAGTFGELLSEHLGASVRTLDHAYCSVIHHIAFSSGLKGRQAPARGYMAEVLGYVAREQSKDKEKRLNGGSPAEGISLKLLVDLQDLRGDTALNVAARMGSKPLVNLLLDAGADKIKTNKLGLRPVDFGVEVDALTVATKEAVVGQLKSEVKRPEKRSQDVLKNIAGIFEAMNNTFGNEMEQHVVALSEVEKNVRVATRSLAEKRQQVDAAREKLATLEQQAERAANAKRALDAPDADWTGRTVLKGETAPPPAFGIGLPLLPGAGPRADEEEKIEDLPLPAKDKEGALVALRRIAAWEERAAKLLEERAAELEGDGADRAIKYRKVIALCAKVSVDQVDDMLDGLTTAVESDGRAIDLSRISGLVTRLRRAPVS, from the exons ATGGAGGCAAAGCCCAA cttCCAAGGCCAACTGGGACAACAGCACGGGCAAGGCCAACCGGGCCATCCGAACCCATCGATGTCCAACTCTGGACCCACAGGCGCCTCGCCAGCCCCAggcctcctccccgcccttTCCCCCGAGATGTCCAACCACCCGTACCCGCAAATGCAGCAGATCCGAGCCCCGCCTGGTGGGATGCACGGCGgccctcccccaccccagcagcagcaacaacaacctGGCAGGCGCGGGTCGCGCACGCACACGCCGCAAAGCTCGCAGCATAATGTGTTTCAGGCAGTCATGGGCCCACGACCCGGCGAGGTGCCCCAGGGCGAGATTGGTGGACCTGGTAACGTCAAAGTGTACGCGTCGGCGTACTCGCAGATCCCGGTCTACGAGGCCATGATCCGCAACATTAGCGTCATGCGGCGCATGGCGGACAGTTGGGTCAACGCGACGCAGAtcctcaaggtcgcggGCATCTCTAAGAGTGTGCGCACCAAGATGCTCGAGAAGCAAGTGCAGTCGCAGCAGCACGAGAAGGTACAGGGTGGAT ACGGCAAATACCAGGGGACATGGATCCCGCTCGACCGCGggcgcgcgctcgctgaGCAGGTCGGCGTGTTACAGTATCTAGCGCCAATCTTCGACTTTgtgccgtcgccgagtgGCCCGCCGGCGCTGCCGATGCGTGGCAACACCCCCAACAAAGCGGCCGCCGGCAGGCACCCTGGCATGATGCCGCCCGGTTCGACCAGCTCGGGCGGCCGCATGATGTCGCCTTTCCAGCACACTGGCAACgtcccccttcctcctcagtTTGCTCAGCAACACATGGGACCAGGGGGACCTGAGTTGATGGGCCCTGGCGGTCCGCAGATGCTCTACCCGCCTCCGCAAGGCCAGCACATGCAGCAAGGCCCGATGTTCTTCCACCCAGGCCAACAGCCGCCGCCACACCCCGGCATGCAgcccctccaccaccagcaTCCCGGCCACCCAGGACCACCGcatccccaccacccaatGCACCAGATGGGCTTTGATCAGGGTCCtccgcagccgcagcagcagcagatgCGTCTCGAGGGTCCCATCGAGATGCAGCAGCGGCAACAGCCACCgcaacagcaacaacaacagcagcaacaacagcaacagGGGCCGCTTCCGCCGCAGTTGCAGACACCAGCGATCATCAACGGACACGGCGGGCCAGGTCCAATGCAGGGCCTGCCACCACCCCCATCAACTGACGTGTACGTCGACCAGTTCGGCCAGCCGCAACCGATTAGTGGCGCTCCGCGACCAGCTGTTGGCGGTGAGCAAGGGGAAAACGGAGAACCACCTGTCAAGCGCCAACGAACCGGTGACGCTGCTCCTTCGAcagggaaggaggaggctaCGTcaaacgacgacgacgatgacgacgacgagatgcgTGACAAGCCACCTCTGCCTCCCAACTTGCGCCTTAGCACAAAGCCGTTCAAGCCACGCCTCAGCGCCGAGTCGCACCGACGCAGACAGCAGTTGCTGTCGCTGTTCTCGagcggcaaggtcgacgtgCGGCAGGTCTTCGAGATGGCGCCAGACGCCACGCTGGACTGGGACATTGACATGGTGATCGACGAACAGGGCCACACGGCGCTGCATTGGGCGTGCGCGCTGGGACACATGAACATTATTAAGCagctggtcgagcttggcgccgATATCCACCGCGGTAACTATGCAGGCGAGACCCCGCTTATCCGGTCGGTGCTCACGACGAACCACGCCGACGCAGGCACTTTCGGCGAGCTTCTTTCGGAGCACCTCGGCGCAAGCGTGCGTACTCTCGACCACGCATACTGCTCCGTCATCCACCACATTGCCTTTTCATCCGGCCTCAAAGGCCGCCAGGCCCCAGCGAGGGGATACATGGCCGAGGTGTTGGGGtacgtcgcgcgcgagcagagcaaggacaaggagaagcggcTCAACGGCGGGTCGCCTGCCGAGGGTATCAGCCTTAAGCTCCTCGTGGATCTTCAGGACCTGCGCGGGGACACGGCGCTCAACGTTGCTGCGCGAATGGGGTCCAAGCCGCTTGTGAATCTACTGCTCGACGCTGGTGCGGACAAGATCAAGACGAACAAGTTGGGCCTCAGACCCGTCGACTTTGGcgttgaggtcgacgcaCTCACGGTTGCGACAAAGGAGGCGGTCGTAGGACAACTCAAGAGCGAGGTCAAGCGGCCGGAGAAACGGAGCCAGGACGTTCTGAAGA ACATTGCTGGCATCTTCGAGGCCATGAACAACACTTTCGGCAACGAGATGGAGCAGCACGTGGTTGCGCTTTCTGAGGTGGAGAAGAACGTGCGCGTCGCGACTCGCTCCCTCGCCGAGAAACGGCAGCaggtcgacgcggcgcgggaAAAGCTCGCGACGTTGGAGCAGCAGGCTGAACGCGCGGCCAACGCGAAacgcgccctcgacgcaCCGGACGCCGACTGGACGGGACGCACGGtgctcaagggcgagacggcgccgccgccagcgtTCGGGATTGGGCTGCCGCTCCTCCCCGGCGCGGGCCCCAGAgctgacgaggaggagaagatcgAGGACCTCCCGCTCCcggccaaggacaaggagggtgcgctcgtcgcgctccgtCGCATCGCTGCGTGGGAGGAACGGGCagccaagctcctcgaaGAACGAGCGGCCGAGTTGGAGGGCGATGGTGCGGACCGCGCGATCAAGTACCGAAAGGTCATTGCTTTGTGTGCGAAGGTCTCGGTGGACCAGGTTGATGAT ATGCTCGACGGCTTGACCACTGCAGTGGAGTCGGATGGACGGGCTATCGACCTCTCCCGCATTTCGGGACTGGTTACAAGACTACGGCGTGCCCCTGTTTCGTAG
- a CDS encoding uncharacterized protein (Heat shock protein 9/12): MSDIGRQGLGDKLSSATKPDSQKSMLEQAGDFVKGKADAVASAVQPQQEKSTTQKVGDALSSDNTNRNVA, translated from the exons ATGTCTGACATCGGCCGCCAGGGACTCGGGGACAAG CTCTCCTCGGCTACGAAGCCCGACTCGCAGAAGTCTATGCTCGAGCAGGCCGGCGACTTtgtcaagggcaaggccgaCGCTGTTGCCTCGGCCGTCCAGCCCCAGCAGGAGAAGTCGACCACGCAGAAGGTTGGCGATGCCCTCTCGTCCGACAACACGAACCGCAACGTTGCCTAG
- a CDS encoding uncharacterized protein (Golgi complex component 7 (COG7)) yields MASAAAGEPAVVDLTDPPLLSETPDPLTSLGALASALDCYDDDVPAFLNTILAPHLAPALPSGQMAPDLGPIDRQLTELLTRLSLLSQDTSSALEQSIHDISRNVPRLTYDLQFMRESAVSLQSSLHLVQDRVARQAAPAEVEGDEARTHRALERLGHLDKLKTRMESARDILAEAESWSTLEGEITSLVAEKSWTKAGERLAEAAKSLRVFQSAEGEYESKSSLLVSLQNELETALSAALKDAIARVDTRECASFHDVFRMMDRGSEFQNYYFAARRAPISKAWAEAVLSDADDPSSEEDGVLFATFLPRFYATVLTTLNAEKAQIAAIFPAESTANVLGSFFQAALDDLSPSMDSRLSAIAEYHGAQALPELIRTFKATEEFGHSVQGVMDKLSGLDRRVSHVSGSLSPAGPASPAARSRREPSLSSPSFASPHPRHMSVSHRFSRTFSFAPEVSSPTGWESSLYEPFLDLQVSYPSMEKKYLGYLLANDPPLNGEISEENPARTLTSRATTLFALAEDAVGRCVAFTHGYGALGLLDALAGTVAAFLGDNKGIIESARAAARRGAGHDTLDLEGLDYSPQDWGAFQLGMHVLEACQDVRDRLESFERRLYTALAGIGPTLAVTPADGLMFQRTDTTLGAITLIQQSTLNSVELHSLISGLSGDAYPLPAAHEALSSFTSSAQVFLQSIILRPLQSHLDAYPALSVWSQPEKPARRGELAIPSFSLSPTDTILRVSEGLLNLLRVFEVYAADDALAFSIETLPFVDVDSLRELLAPKEEERPSSAVGSGQASPGPTTAVTSLAAATKPTLTPEAVLSTWVSSLALSLLSSLTRTTLPAIRTLTAPGAAQLTSDLTYLSNAVRALDVEWEDLERWREAAECKDEGEWRRRSDGKGAWVNVGRLRSWTA; encoded by the coding sequence ATGGCGAGCGCAGCAGCTGGCGAGCCAgctgtcgtcgacctcaccgACCCACCACTGCTGTCCGAGACACCCGATCCTCTTACCTcgctcggcgccctcgcctccgcTCTCGACTGTtacgacgacgatgtcCCGGCGTTCCTAAACACCATCCTCGCGCCGCACCTGGCCCCAGCTCTGCCGTCGGGCCAGATGGCGCCTGACCTCGGCCCCATAGACCGGCAGCTAACCGAGTTGCTGacccgcctctccctcctttCGCAGGACACGTCCAGCGCGCTTGAGCAGAGCATCCACGACATCAGCCGCAACGTCCCGCGCCTGACGTACGACCTGCAGTTCATGCGCGAGAGCGCCGTATCCCTCCAGTCCTCCCTGCACCTTGTGCAGGACAGAGTAGCGCGGCAGGCAGCGCcggcggaggtggagggcgacgaggctcGAACCCACCGCGCCCTGGAACGACTGGGccacctcgacaagctGAAGACGCGCATggagagcgcgcgcgatatcctcgccgaggccgagagctGGAGcacgctcgagggcgagatcACGAgtctcgtcgccgagaaAAGCTGGACCAAGGCTGGCGAGcggctcgccgaggccgcaAAGAGCCTGCGCGTCTTCCAGtccgccgagggcgagtacgAGAGCAAGTCTTCCCTGCTTGTGTCGCTGCagaacgagctcgagaccgCCCTCAGTGCTGCTCTCAAGGACGCTATCGCTCGCGTTGACACACGCGAGTGTGCAAGCTTCCACGACGTGTTCCGCATGATGGACCGCGGCAGCGAGTTCCAGAACTACTACTTTGCCGCACGGCGTGCGCCGATCTCCAAGGCATgggccgaggccgtgctctccgacgccgacgacccCTCCTCAGAGGAGGACGGTGTGCTGTTCGCCACTTTCCTACCACGTTTCTACGCTACTGTCCTGACCACATTGAATGCTGAGAAGGCGCAGATTGCAGCCATCTTCCCCGCGGAGTCGACCGCCAACGTGCTCGGCTCGTTCTTCCAGGCTGCACTCGACGACCTTTCGCCGTCGATGGATTCTCGCCTCTCCGCAATCGCCGAGTACCACGGCGCGCAGGCGCTGCCTGAACTCATCCGCACCTTCAAGGCGACCGAGGAGTTCGGGCACTCCGTTCAAGGTGTTATGGACAAGCTGTCGGGTCTCGACCGCCGCGTCTCGCATGTCAGTGGCAGCCTCTCCCCAGCAGGCCCTGCATCCCCagccgcgcgctcgcggcgcgaACCCAGCTTATCTAGTCCGTCCTTCGCCTCGCCACACCCGCGTCATATGAGTGTCTCGCATCGGTTCTCCCGCACTTTCTCGTTTGCGCCGGAGGTCTCTTCGCCAACGGGATGGGAGAGCAGCCTCTACGAGCCCTTCCTTGACCTCCAGGTGTCCTATCCATCCATGGAGAAGAAGTACCTCGGTTATCTGCTTGCGAATGACCCGCCCCTCAACGGCGAGATCAGTGAGGAGAATCCAGCGCGCACCCTTACGAgccgcgcgacgacgctcTTCGCcctggccgaggacgctgTAGGACGCTGCGTCGCGTTCACGCACGGGTACGGCGCTCTCGGGCTCCTTGATGCGTTAGCCGGTACCGTTGCGGCTTTCCTGGGCGACAATAAGGGTATCATTGAatcggcgcgcgccgctgcaCGCCGTGGGGCCGGACATGACActctcgacctcgagggGCTCGACTATTCCCCGCAGGACTGGGGCGCGTTCCAACTGGGGATGcatgtcctcgaggcgtGCCAGGACGTGCGCGACCGTCTCGAGTCGTTCGAGCGCAGGCTGTATACCGCGCTAGCTGGCATCGGCCCGACATTGGCAGTGACGCCCGCCGACGGTCTTATGTTCCAGCGAACAGACACGACGCTCGGCGCGATCACCCTTATCCAACAGAGCACGCTTAATAGCGTCGAGCTGCACTCGCTCATCTCTGGTCTCAGCGGCGACGCCtaccccctccccgccgcACACGAGGCGCTCTCGTCATTTACCAGCTCCGCCCAGGTGTTCCTCCAGAGCATCATCCTGCGGCCTCTCCAAAGCCACCTCGACGCGTATCCCGCTCTTAGCGTATGGTCGCAGCCTGAGAAgcccgcgcggcgcggcgagctcgccatcccgtctttctctctctcgccgACTGACACCATCCTCCGGGTGTCGGAGGGCCTGCTCAACCTCCTGCGCGTGTTTGAAGTATACGCCGCGGACGACGCCCTGGCATTCTCCATTGAGACCCTCCCCTTCGTTGACGTCGACTCCCTGCGGGAGCTCCTTGCTccgaaggaggaggagcgtcCATCAAGCGCAGTGGGAAGTGGACAGGCCTCACCCGGACCAACCACTGCCGTCACCTCACTCGCGGCGGCTACAAAGCCGACACTCACGCCCGAGGCGGTCCTCTCGACCTGGGTGTCTTCGCTCGCCCTTTCTCTGCTATCCAGCCTTACACGCACGACCCTTCCCGCCATCCGCACACTCACTGCGCCCGGAGCGGCACAACTCACGAGCGACCTTACGTACCTCTCCAACGCGGTAAGAGCGCTCGATGTCGAGTGGGAGGATCTGGAGCGGtggcgcgaggcggccgagtgCAAGGACGAAGGGGAGTGGCGGAGACGAAGCGATGGCAAGGGCGCCTGGGTCAACGTCGGGCGGTTGAGGAGTTGGACGGCGTAG
- a CDS encoding uncharacterized protein (Primase zinc finger), whose translation MTTLQPALQPSSVKALSPPPVLVPPINFALVAPGVYRSGHPNRRNFSFLARLGLKAVVYVENADEYRRDGADFVQQHGLALYRFDLSDEEALFSPSGRKKLFEALSVLLDTRNHPLLVHDDTGKAAVTLVCALMRCFQRWALAAVYAEGDMFAGAGGSEGGGVGNAGREFIAMFDPARVELDPAHTPSWIVVG comes from the exons ATGACGACTCTCCAGCCGGCCCTGCAGCCTAGCAGCGTCAAGGCGCTGTCTCCGCCACCTGTTCTTGTGCCGCCGATCAACTTTGCGCTTGTAGCGCCAGGAGTGTACCGCTCTGGGCACCCAAACCGGCGCAATTTTAGCTTTCTCGCAAGGCTGGGGCTCAAGGCCGTGGT GTACGTCGAGAATGCGGACGAGTACCGCCGCGACGGTGCCGACTTTGTTCAACAACACGGCCTAGCACTGTACCGCTTCGACTTGAGCGATGAAGAG GCTTTGTTCTCGCCATCCGGTCGCAAGAAGCTGTTCGAGGCACTGAGTGTCCTGCTCGACACGCGCAACCACCCGTTGCTCGTCCACGACGACACGGGCAAAGCGGCGGTGACGCTCGTGTGCGCACTGATGCGCTGTTTCCAGCGATgggcgctggcggctgTGTACGCGGAGGGTGACATGTTTGCTGGGGCTGGCGGGAGTGAGGGTGGCGGTGTGGGAAATGCAGGGCGCGAA TTCATCGCCATGTTTGATCCTGCAAgagtcgagcttgacccCGCGCACACCCCGTCTTGGATCGTGGTGGGGTGA
- the NHP6 gene encoding uncharacterized protein (HMG-box domain), which produces MGWDLATMPKVSAKAEKKTTKTTRVKKDKNKPKRALSAYMFFVQDWRERIKSENQDAAFADIGRLLGAKWKEMSPAERKPYDEKAHADKDRAAREKAEYNAANGKKTKKSAPKAVSEDDEEEESD; this is translated from the exons ATGGGGTGGGATCTGG CAAC AATGCCGAAGGTTtccgccaaggccgagaagaagaccaCCAAGACCACCCGcgtcaagaaggacaagaacAAGCCCAAGCGCGCACTTTCCGCGTACATGTTCTTCGTCCAGGACTGGCGTGAGCGTATCAAGTCCGAGAACCAGGACGCTGCCTTCGCCGACAttggccgcctcctcggtgCCAAGTGGAAGGAGATGTcgcccgccgagcgcaagcCCTACGACGAGAAGGCTCACGCCGACAAGGACCGTGCTGCCAGAGAGAAGGCCGAGTACAACGCTGCCAACGGCAAGAAGACTAAGAAGTCGGCCCCGAAGGCCGTGAG cgaggacgacgaggaggaggagagcgactAG